One genomic region from Rosa rugosa chromosome 1, drRosRugo1.1, whole genome shotgun sequence encodes:
- the LOC133730220 gene encoding clavaminate synthase-like protein At3g21360 encodes MGHRFVEGKIEGEKEFGGKVFPKTLKPPPEMSTDGVDELAEMVKEEREWLHKTLEAHSAILFKGFGLKNGDEFGRVVEAFGWENMTYSAPAPRPILRHLVGGRVYTSNATPLTQLITFHHEMAWVKEVPSKIFLYCLQPSPEGGETSILPSQVVVDQMEERVPEFVSKISTIGFVHRVSLATEYDSEDADGINEPWKWILDTRDLAEAEKRAKEKFLCREVKFREGLLELLFGPVCPIRSYGGKRVWFNTILCYAPKDSDSISFTDGTKLPESAVETYKKILEENCVNIKWEKGDFLLLDNLLAQHARLPGKPPRQILVSICK; translated from the exons ATGGGGCACAGATTTGTGGAAGGAAAGATAGAGGGAGAGAAGGAGTTTGGAGGCAAGGTGTTTCCCAAGACACTGAAACCTCCTCCGGAGATGAGCACTGACGGCGTAGATGAGCTGGCGGAGATGgtgaaggaagagagagagtggcTGCACAAGACTCTCGAGGCTCACTCTGCCATTCTGTTCAAGGGTTTCGGATTGAAGAACGGGGACGAGTTCGGGCGTGTGGTCGAGGCGTTTGGATGGGAAAACATGACTTACTCGGCACCGGCCCCACGGCCGATTCTGAGGCATTTGGTGGGAGGGAGAGTTTATACTTCAAATGCGACTCCTCTTACTCAACTCATCACCTTCCATCACGAAATGGCTTGG gtgaaggaagtccctTCAAAGatatttttgtattgtttgcagCCATCCCCGGAGGGTGGAGAAACATCTATACTGCCTAGTCAGGTTGTGGTTGATCAAATGGAAGAGAGAGTTCCTGAATTCGTCTCTAAAATTTCAACAATAGGTTTTGTCCACAGAGTAAGTTTGGCCACGGAATATGATTCTGAGGATGCTGATGGTATCAATGAGCCATGGAAATGGATCCTAGACACTCGAGATCTTGCAGAAGCTGAGAAGAG AGCAAAAGAAAAGTTTCTATGCCGTGAGGTGAAATTTAGAGAAGGACTGTTAGAGCTCCTCTTTGGACCAGTATGTCCAATAAGGAGCTATGGGGGAAAGAGGGTATGGTTCAACACTATTCTTTGCTACGCTCCTAAAGATTCTGACAGCATAAGCTTCACAGATGGTACCAAACTTCCAGAGTCGGCAGTGGAAACCTACAAGAAAATCTTAGAGGAGAACTGTGTGAACATCAAATGGGAGAAAGGAGACTTTCTGCTACTAGATAATTTGCTGGCTCAACATGCTAGGCTTCCTGGAAAGCCGCCACGTCAAATTCTGGTTTCCATTTGTAAGTAA